A part of Caretta caretta isolate rCarCar2 chromosome 1, rCarCar1.hap1, whole genome shotgun sequence genomic DNA contains:
- the LOC125631336 gene encoding olfactory receptor 51E2-like, with translation MPSPNNTDFSPSSFILSGTPRLEVARFWLAFPLCSMYLMAIVGNGAVVFIVKTERSLHAPMYFFLCMLAAVDLALSTSTMPRMLSYLWFDWREISFGACLLQMFLIHSLSAVESTVLLTMAWDRYMAICHPLRHATILTNPMTAKIGLAAMARGVLFGLPLPLLIRRLSFCGSNVLSHSYCLHQDIMNLACTSITANVVYGLTAILLVMGLDALLIALSYFMIIKAVLQLSSRKERVKAFSTCVAHLCVVLAFYMPLIGLSVVHRFGKGLTPLVQVVMGDVYLLMPPLLNPIVYGARTKQIRRRILRWILHH, from the coding sequence ATGCCCTCTCCCAACAACACCGACTTCAGCCCTTCCTCCTTCATCTTGTCTGGCACACCCCGTCTGGAAGTTGCCCGTTTCTGGCTGGCGTTCCCTCTGTGCTCCATGTACCTCATGGCCATTGTAGGCAACGGCGCAGTGGTGTTCATTGTAAAGACGGAGCGGAGCCTCCATgcccccatgtatttcttcctctgtATGCTGGCTGCCGTCGACCTGGCGCTATCCACCAGCACCATGCCCAGAATGCTCTCCTACCTGTGGTTTGACTGGAGGGAAATCAGCTTCGGCGCCTGCCTGCTCCAGATGTTCCTCATCCACTCCCTGTCCGCTGTCGAGTCCACCGTCTTGCTGACCATGGCCTGGGATAGGTACATGGCCATCTGCCACCCTCTGCGGCACGCCACCATCCTCACCAATCCAATGACGGCGAAGATAGGCCTGGCCGCTATGGCTAGGGGCGTGCTGTTCGGCCTCCCTTTGCCCTTGCTCATTCGTCGCCTGTCGTTCTGCGGCTCCAACGTCCTGTCGCACTCCTATTGTTTGCACCAGGACATTATGAACCTGGCCTGCACCAGCATCACAGCCAATGTCGTCTATGGCTTGACTGCTATCCTCTTGGTGATGGGCCTCGACGCGCTGCTGATTGCCCTGTCCTACTTCATGATCATCAAGGCTGTCTTGCAGCTGTCCTCGAGGAAGGAGCGTGTCAAGGCTTTCAGCACCTGCGTGGCCCACCTCTGTGTGGTCCTGGCTTTCTACATGCCACTGATTGGACTGTCCGTGGTGCACAGGTTTGGGAAAGGTCTCACTCCACTGGTTCAGGTTGTCATGGGGGACGTCTACCTCCTGATGCCGCCCCTGCTGAATCCCATTGTCTATGGAGCAAGAACCAAACAGATACGCAGACGGATCctgaggtggattctccatcactga